Proteins encoded together in one Flavobacteriales bacterium window:
- the fabG gene encoding 3-oxoacyl-[acyl-carrier-protein] reductase, which yields MGLLDGKVALITGGSRGIGRGIVERFLEEGADVAFTYVSSPEKANALAAELATRSARKVLAIQSDAALFDAAQAAVDQVTTAWGRLDVLVNNAGITKDQLLMRMSEGDWDAVMDTNLKSVFNMTKAVMRTMLKQRSGSIINMSSVVGVKGNAGQANYAASKAGIIGFTKSVALELGSRNIRSNAIAPGFIETEMTGALDPKVVEQWREGIPLKRGGTPTDVANACVYFASDLSTYVTGQTLHVCGGMLT from the coding sequence ATGGGACTGTTGGATGGCAAGGTGGCCCTCATCACCGGCGGATCGCGCGGCATCGGCCGTGGCATCGTGGAACGTTTCCTGGAGGAAGGGGCCGATGTGGCCTTCACCTACGTCAGCAGCCCGGAGAAGGCGAACGCGCTGGCCGCGGAGCTCGCCACACGGTCCGCACGCAAGGTGCTCGCCATCCAAAGCGATGCCGCCCTGTTCGATGCCGCCCAGGCCGCGGTGGACCAGGTGACCACCGCCTGGGGCCGCCTGGACGTGCTGGTGAACAACGCGGGCATCACCAAGGACCAGCTGCTGATGCGCATGAGCGAGGGCGACTGGGACGCCGTGATGGACACCAACCTGAAGAGCGTGTTCAACATGACCAAGGCGGTGATGCGGACCATGCTCAAGCAGCGCAGTGGCAGCATCATCAACATGAGCAGCGTGGTGGGGGTGAAGGGCAACGCCGGACAGGCCAACTACGCCGCCAGCAAGGCCGGTATCATCGGCTTCACCAAGAGCGTGGCCTTGGAGCTGGGCAGCCGCAACATCCGCAGCAACGCCATCGCCCCGGGCTTCATCGAAACGGAGATGACCGGTGCCCTCGATCCCAAGGTGGTGGAGCAGTGGCGTGAGGGCATCCCCCTGAAGCGCGGCGGCACGCCCACCGATGTGGCCAACGCCTGCGTCTATTTCGCCAGCGACCTCAGTACTTACGTCACCGGACAGACGCTGCACGTGTGCGGAGGCATGCTCACCTGA
- a CDS encoding trypsin-like peptidase domain-containing protein, whose amino-acid sequence MKHLLPGTFASLAVLSSLPLLAQLEYGGRPYGLDRSMHGLPEPPVAVMPVVDPTPLLAEDEARAAQGIKGPWRFGINHSTDLGLDNSGVWSVLPNGDRVWQLGIECPAAFSINFEFNTYVVPEGARVFVHTPNGGHLGAFTAASNGGFTEMGVAPMTGDRITIEYIEPAAVAGQGDLRIRQVTHAYRDIMGTTKGLNDSGACNNNVICPEGDPWRDQIRSVAMIVTGGGGVCTGQLMNNCAQDETPYFLTANHCLDGFNPSTALFRFRWESPTCTPTQNAPTNKVISGSQLLVYNAGSDMALLELNGSPQESWEVFYSGWNKGTTAATSVTAIHHPAGDIKKISFEEQPVTSAPYGGAQCWKVAAWDDGTTEGGSSGSGLWDQNGLLVGQLYGGQASCSFNVNDYYGKFNVSFPYLEQWLGTCGTTLPGLDPATVSVPELDEAAGIALAPNPTAGTVLVTLPTLGEGTAVLRVTDALGRVVVERTVARGTERLTLDLGGHADGLYLVDLRQNDRRVVQRLLLER is encoded by the coding sequence ATGAAACACCTGCTACCCGGAACCTTCGCCTCGCTCGCCGTTCTGTCCTCCTTACCCCTCCTCGCCCAGCTTGAATATGGCGGGCGCCCCTACGGCCTCGACCGCTCGATGCACGGCCTTCCAGAGCCTCCTGTGGCCGTGATGCCCGTGGTGGACCCCACCCCGCTCCTGGCCGAGGATGAGGCCCGCGCCGCGCAGGGCATCAAAGGTCCCTGGCGCTTCGGCATCAACCACAGCACCGACCTGGGGCTCGACAACAGCGGGGTGTGGAGCGTCCTGCCCAACGGCGACCGGGTCTGGCAGCTCGGCATCGAGTGCCCCGCCGCCTTCAGCATCAACTTCGAGTTCAACACGTACGTGGTGCCCGAGGGGGCGCGCGTGTTCGTGCACACCCCGAACGGCGGGCACCTCGGCGCCTTCACCGCGGCCAGCAACGGCGGCTTCACCGAGATGGGTGTGGCGCCGATGACCGGCGACCGCATCACCATCGAGTACATCGAGCCGGCCGCCGTGGCCGGTCAAGGCGACCTTCGCATCCGGCAGGTGACGCATGCCTACCGCGACATCATGGGCACCACCAAAGGGCTCAACGACAGCGGCGCCTGCAACAACAACGTGATCTGCCCGGAGGGCGATCCCTGGCGCGACCAGATCCGCTCGGTGGCCATGATCGTGACCGGCGGCGGCGGTGTGTGCACGGGCCAGTTGATGAACAACTGCGCCCAGGACGAGACGCCCTATTTCCTCACGGCGAACCACTGCCTGGACGGATTCAACCCGTCCACGGCCCTCTTCCGCTTCCGCTGGGAGAGCCCCACCTGCACACCGACCCAGAACGCCCCGACGAACAAGGTCATCAGCGGCAGCCAGCTGCTGGTGTACAATGCCGGTTCGGACATGGCCCTCCTGGAGCTGAACGGTTCGCCGCAGGAGAGCTGGGAGGTGTTCTACTCGGGTTGGAACAAGGGGACGACGGCCGCCACGAGCGTCACCGCCATCCATCACCCTGCAGGCGATATCAAGAAGATCTCCTTCGAGGAGCAGCCGGTCACGAGCGCACCCTACGGAGGGGCGCAGTGCTGGAAGGTGGCCGCGTGGGACGACGGCACCACGGAAGGCGGATCCTCCGGCAGCGGCCTGTGGGACCAGAACGGCCTGCTCGTGGGCCAGCTGTACGGCGGTCAGGCGAGCTGCAGCTTCAACGTCAACGACTACTACGGCAAGTTCAACGTGAGCTTCCCCTACCTCGAGCAATGGCTCGGCACCTGCGGCACCACCCTGCCCGGACTGGATCCCGCCACGGTGAGCGTGCCCGAGCTGGACGAGGCCGCCGGCATCGCCCTGGCCCCCAACCCCACCGCCGGCACCGTGCTGGTGACCCTCCCCACCCTCGGCGAAGGCACCGCTGTGCTGCGCGTGACCGACGCCCTCGGACGGGTGGTCGTTGAGCGCACCGTGGCCCGCGGCACGGAGCGCCTCACGCTGGACCTCGGCGGCCACGCCGACGGCCTCTACCTGGTGGACCTGCGGCAGAACGACCGCCGCGTGGTGCAGCGCCTGCTGCTGGAGCGCTGA
- a CDS encoding YdcF family protein, which produces MSVRPLSGRVLSVLLVVVCTAGGLWAFRVPLLRGLGAFLIREDALRHADALYVLGGASLDRGREAARVMQDGWCDHAWFTGSNIPTSLESVGMLMPEADVSLLAAQRAGLPPDRGSALHYGTSTAEEADAVLVHAHRAGHDTIMILSSRFHLRRIHRVFARHPQARGITVLLHGAPAVLFREEEWWRYEDGLIMCANEYLKLVYYAWRY; this is translated from the coding sequence ATGTCCGTTCGCCCGCTTTCCGGCCGCGTGCTTTCCGTGCTGCTCGTCGTGGTGTGCACCGCAGGCGGTCTCTGGGCCTTCCGGGTGCCGTTGCTGCGCGGCCTCGGCGCCTTCCTGATCCGCGAGGATGCGCTCCGCCACGCCGATGCCCTCTACGTGCTGGGCGGCGCTTCGCTGGACCGGGGGCGCGAAGCCGCCCGGGTGATGCAGGACGGATGGTGCGACCACGCTTGGTTCACCGGCTCCAACATCCCCACCTCCTTGGAGTCCGTCGGCATGCTGATGCCCGAGGCGGATGTGTCCCTGCTCGCCGCGCAACGGGCCGGCCTTCCTCCGGACCGTGGCTCCGCCCTGCACTACGGCACCAGCACCGCCGAAGAGGCCGATGCGGTCCTGGTCCACGCGCATCGCGCCGGGCACGATACCATCATGATCCTCTCCTCGCGCTTCCATCTGCGGAGGATCCATCGGGTGTTCGCCCGCCATCCGCAGGCCCGCGGCATCACCGTGCTCCTGCACGGCGCACCGGCGGTGCTGTTCCGCGAAGAGGAGTGGTGGCGCTACGAGGACGGCCTCATCATGTGCGCCAACGAGTACCTGAAGCTCGTGTACTACGCCTGGCGCTACTGA
- a CDS encoding trypsin-like peptidase domain-containing protein, whose protein sequence is MHRTTTLLGLLAAPLLTLAQPAFGGRPFGLSAPKYGLPAPQQMTMPQVDVAARLAEDDLHVQQGRPGPARFGVVHTTAFDLQQHGSWHVRPDGLRIWQLALHCPGAQAVGLTFTDFRLPEGVRVFMYDPIGPYRGAFTAASAPGMTSMGTVPLAGSTVVVEVQEPAAVAGLTRLTIGEVIHAYRDPFGGAKGFGDSGSCNINVICPDGDPWRDQIRSVALILAGGGTCTGQLLNNCAEDGTPYFLTANHCVSGSTANWVFVFNWDSPTCTPTSNAPDNETVAGSTLLVNDPGTDVALLELSAAPPDTFNVFYSGWDNSGAFPDSLVGIHHPKGDIKKISRDQDPPLQGTFGSPPAQCWHIQTWDHGTTEPGSSGSGVWDQNKRLVGQLFGGQADCSNSVNDYYGRFDLSWPLLEPHLGTCGSTLDGWDPNGTTPVTNDAAVTAIFDLPEQLCGIDSVTPYVTLKNNGTAVLTSATLLVAVDAGAPVPQPWSGSLQPGQTMNVPIGTQYIGNGTHTLTVASSQPNGLPDGNPANDASSLEFLVAFPAQNVSIILTLDAWGSETTWELATDQGTVIDDGGPYPNGAPGTDVELAHCLGDGCYVFTIEDVAGDGICCDYGNGGLVILDADSVLLAESDGEFTDLEEVTFCITGTGIASRDEAAAFTLWPNPANDRLTVECAWAERITVYDLTGRPMRVHGVRAGALRHAVDIATLAAGGYVVECVGGGLRRALPLLVQR, encoded by the coding sequence ATGCACCGGACCACGACCCTGCTCGGCCTATTGGCCGCTCCCCTGCTCACCCTGGCCCAGCCTGCCTTCGGTGGCCGCCCCTTCGGGTTGTCCGCACCGAAATACGGCCTGCCCGCCCCGCAGCAGATGACCATGCCCCAGGTGGACGTGGCGGCCCGGCTGGCCGAGGATGACCTTCATGTCCAGCAGGGACGGCCCGGTCCGGCGCGGTTCGGGGTGGTGCACACCACCGCGTTCGATCTTCAGCAGCACGGCAGCTGGCACGTGCGGCCCGATGGCCTGCGCATCTGGCAACTCGCCCTGCACTGCCCCGGCGCCCAGGCGGTGGGGCTCACCTTCACCGACTTCCGCCTCCCCGAGGGAGTGCGCGTCTTCATGTACGACCCGATCGGTCCCTACCGCGGGGCCTTCACGGCGGCGAGCGCACCCGGGATGACGAGCATGGGCACCGTGCCGCTCGCGGGCAGCACGGTGGTGGTGGAAGTGCAGGAACCCGCCGCCGTGGCGGGCCTCACCCGGCTCACGATCGGTGAGGTGATCCACGCCTACCGCGATCCCTTCGGCGGGGCCAAGGGCTTCGGCGACAGCGGCTCGTGCAACATCAACGTCATCTGCCCCGACGGTGATCCGTGGCGCGACCAGATCCGCAGCGTGGCCCTGATCCTGGCCGGCGGCGGCACCTGCACCGGCCAGCTGCTGAACAACTGCGCCGAGGACGGCACGCCCTACTTCCTCACCGCCAACCACTGCGTCAGCGGCAGCACGGCCAATTGGGTCTTCGTGTTCAACTGGGACAGCCCCACCTGCACCCCCACCAGCAACGCCCCGGACAACGAGACGGTGGCCGGCAGCACGCTGCTGGTGAACGACCCCGGCACCGATGTGGCCCTGCTGGAGCTGAGCGCAGCGCCGCCGGACACCTTCAACGTGTTCTACTCCGGCTGGGACAACAGCGGCGCCTTCCCGGACAGCCTGGTGGGCATCCATCACCCGAAGGGCGACATCAAGAAGATCAGCCGCGATCAGGACCCGCCCCTGCAAGGCACGTTCGGCAGCCCACCGGCGCAATGCTGGCACATCCAGACCTGGGACCACGGCACCACGGAGCCGGGCTCGAGCGGCAGCGGCGTGTGGGACCAGAACAAGCGCCTGGTGGGACAGCTCTTCGGCGGCCAGGCCGACTGCAGCAACAGCGTGAACGACTACTACGGTCGTTTCGACCTGAGCTGGCCGCTGCTGGAGCCGCACCTGGGCACCTGCGGCAGCACCCTGGACGGCTGGGACCCCAACGGCACCACGCCCGTGACCAACGATGCGGCGGTGACGGCCATCTTCGACCTGCCCGAACAGCTCTGTGGCATCGACAGCGTCACCCCTTACGTGACCTTGAAGAACAACGGCACGGCGGTGCTCACGAGCGCCACCCTGCTGGTGGCGGTGGATGCCGGGGCACCCGTCCCGCAGCCCTGGAGCGGCAGCCTTCAGCCCGGACAGACGATGAACGTGCCCATCGGCACCCAGTACATCGGCAACGGCACGCACACGCTGACGGTGGCCAGCAGCCAGCCCAACGGCCTGCCCGATGGCAACCCCGCCAACGACGCCAGCAGCCTGGAGTTCCTGGTCGCTTTCCCGGCGCAGAACGTGTCGATCATCCTCACCCTCGATGCCTGGGGGAGCGAGACCACGTGGGAACTGGCCACCGACCAGGGCACCGTGATCGACGACGGTGGCCCCTACCCGAACGGCGCTCCCGGCACGGACGTGGAGCTCGCCCATTGCCTGGGTGACGGGTGCTACGTGTTCACGATCGAGGACGTGGCTGGCGATGGCATCTGCTGCGACTACGGCAACGGTGGTCTGGTCATCCTCGATGCGGACAGCGTGCTGTTGGCGGAGAGCGACGGCGAGTTCACGGACCTGGAGGAGGTCACCTTCTGCATCACGGGCACCGGCATCGCCTCGCGCGATGAGGCGGCCGCCTTCACCCTCTGGCCCAACCCGGCGAACGACCGCCTCACCGTGGAGTGCGCGTGGGCCGAGCGAATCACCGTGTACGACCTGACGGGACGCCCGATGCGGGTCCATGGTGTGCGCGCTGGAGCGCTGCGCCACGCGGTGGACATCGCCACGCTGGCCGCCGGCGGCTACGTGGTGGAATGCGTGGGCGGAGGCCTCCGGCGCGCCCTGCCGCTGCTGGTGCAGCGCTGA
- the uvrB gene encoding excinuclease ABC subunit UvrB, with protein MPFQLVSEFIPTGDQPEAIRQLVAGAREGVPFQTLLGVTGSGKTFTVANVIAELDRPALILSHNKTLAAQLYGEFKHFFPNDRVEYFVSYYDYYQPEAYLPTTNTYIEKDLSINQEIEKLRLSATSALLSGRRNVIVVASVSCIYGIGNPAEFHRSVVEVRTGQKVSRNKLLLQLVEALYSRKDAEPARGQFRVRGDVVEVYLAYADEGLRIHFWGDEIERLERFDVQGGRTIEAVDRTTVYPANIFVTSRDTMNAALQAIQEDCGRQVEFFKSIGKHLEAKRLEERTLYDLEMMRELGYCSGIENYSRYFDHRQPGQRPFCLLDYFPKDFLMVIDESHATVGQVHAMYGGDRSRKKNLVEYGFRLPSAMDNRPLTFEEFEGMLGQIIFVSATPADYELQLSEGVVVEQVVRPTGLLDPPIEVRPSKDQIDDLLHEVRLREQRGERVLVTTLTKRMAEELSTFLGRNGVKCKYIHSEVETLERIEILRQLRLGLFDVLVGVNLLREGLDLPEVSLVAVIDADKEGFLRSDRSLTQTAGRAARNVNGRVIFYADTVTESMRRTIDETERRRAKQMAYNTEHGITPQQIKRDRQDVLRQTGVLEASERVPASAYVEPEALSLAADPVVAYMTADQLAENCRLLEQEMRKAAKQQDFIHAAQLRDELFALRKLLEERQQASNEA; from the coding sequence GTGCCCTTCCAGCTCGTTTCCGAGTTCATCCCCACGGGCGATCAGCCCGAGGCCATCCGCCAGCTCGTCGCCGGCGCGCGGGAGGGCGTACCGTTCCAGACCCTGCTCGGCGTCACCGGATCGGGCAAGACCTTCACCGTGGCCAACGTGATCGCGGAGCTGGACCGGCCGGCGCTGATCCTGAGCCACAACAAGACCCTCGCGGCGCAGCTCTACGGCGAGTTCAAGCACTTCTTCCCGAACGACCGGGTGGAGTACTTCGTGAGCTACTACGACTACTACCAGCCCGAGGCCTATCTGCCCACGACCAACACATACATCGAGAAGGACCTCAGCATCAACCAGGAGATCGAAAAGCTGCGGCTGAGCGCCACCAGTGCGCTGTTGAGCGGGCGGCGGAACGTGATCGTCGTGGCGAGCGTCAGCTGCATCTACGGCATCGGCAACCCGGCGGAGTTCCACCGCAGCGTGGTGGAGGTGCGCACGGGGCAGAAGGTGAGCCGCAACAAGCTGCTGCTGCAACTGGTGGAAGCGCTGTACAGCCGGAAGGACGCCGAGCCCGCGCGCGGGCAGTTCCGGGTGCGCGGCGACGTGGTCGAGGTGTACCTCGCCTATGCGGACGAGGGGCTTCGGATCCACTTCTGGGGGGACGAGATCGAACGGCTGGAGCGCTTCGACGTGCAGGGCGGCCGCACCATCGAGGCCGTGGACCGCACCACCGTCTACCCGGCGAACATCTTCGTCACGAGCAGGGACACGATGAACGCGGCGCTGCAGGCCATCCAGGAGGACTGCGGGCGGCAGGTGGAGTTCTTCAAGAGCATCGGCAAGCACCTCGAGGCCAAGCGGCTGGAAGAACGCACGCTGTACGACCTGGAGATGATGCGCGAGCTGGGCTACTGCTCGGGCATCGAGAACTACAGCCGCTACTTCGACCACCGCCAGCCCGGGCAGCGGCCCTTCTGCCTGCTGGACTACTTCCCGAAGGACTTCCTGATGGTGATCGACGAGAGCCACGCCACCGTGGGCCAAGTGCATGCCATGTACGGTGGCGACCGCAGCCGGAAGAAGAACCTGGTGGAGTATGGCTTCCGCCTGCCCAGCGCAATGGACAACAGGCCGCTCACCTTCGAGGAGTTCGAGGGCATGCTGGGGCAGATCATCTTCGTCAGCGCCACCCCGGCCGACTACGAGCTGCAGCTGAGCGAAGGCGTGGTGGTGGAGCAGGTGGTGCGCCCCACCGGCCTGCTGGACCCGCCGATCGAAGTGCGTCCCAGCAAGGACCAGATCGACGACCTGCTGCATGAGGTGCGGCTGCGCGAACAACGCGGCGAGCGCGTGCTGGTGACCACCCTGACCAAGCGCATGGCCGAGGAGCTGAGCACCTTCCTGGGCCGCAACGGGGTGAAGTGCAAGTACATCCACAGCGAAGTGGAAACGCTGGAGCGCATCGAGATCCTGCGGCAGTTGCGCCTGGGTCTCTTCGACGTGCTGGTGGGCGTGAACCTGCTGCGCGAGGGCCTCGACCTCCCGGAGGTGAGCCTGGTGGCCGTGATCGATGCCGACAAGGAAGGCTTCCTGCGCAGTGACCGCAGCCTGACCCAGACGGCAGGCCGCGCGGCGCGGAACGTGAACGGCCGGGTGATCTTCTATGCCGACACGGTGACCGAGAGCATGCGGCGCACCATCGACGAGACCGAGCGGCGCCGCGCCAAGCAGATGGCCTACAACACCGAGCACGGCATCACCCCGCAGCAGATCAAGCGCGACCGGCAGGACGTGCTGCGCCAGACCGGCGTGCTGGAGGCGAGCGAACGTGTGCCGGCCAGCGCCTACGTGGAGCCCGAGGCCCTGAGCCTCGCCGCCGACCCCGTGGTGGCGTACATGACCGCCGATCAACTGGCGGAGAACTGCCGGCTCCTGGAGCAGGAGATGCGCAAGGCCGCCAAGCAGCAGGACTTCATCCACGCGGCCCAGCTCCGCGACGAGCTCTTCGCCTTGCGCAAGCTGCTGGAGGAGCGGCAGCAGGCCTCCAACGAAGCCTGA